One genomic region from Tripterygium wilfordii isolate XIE 37 chromosome 20, ASM1340144v1, whole genome shotgun sequence encodes:
- the LOC119986584 gene encoding subtilisin-like protease SBT3.9 isoform X1 has protein sequence MDTKLGNWGGARKQNLLVILALLLLEFHLHVSSVSTDALEKVYIVYMGGKKYEDSETTKKSHHQMLSTSLGSKQAAKSSILYSYKHGFSGFAARLTESQAFEIGNFPGVVHVIPNRIHKLHTTRSWDFIGLSHHFSQNILAEGNMGKGTIIGVIDTGVWPESESFEDRNMGPIPSHWRGICQEGQHFNSSNCNRKLIGARWFVKGLRAEIKRPINTTDNEDFLSPRDGVGHGTHTASTAAGNFVEKANYRGLAQGTARGGAPLAHLAIYKACWGIATGGCTDADLLKAFDKAIEDGVDIISLSVGSGIPLFSYVDQRNSIAIGSFHATANGITVVCSGGNDGPKLQTIENTAPWIITVAATTIDRAFPTAITLGNHKTVWGESIDTVNHNQGFTGLTYSERIAVEPEKIPAWELTLSLIFIFPFLHCLFPNFPSQYRMDCQDGSLNATLAAGKIILCFSASDTQDIASASISVHNAGGIGLIFAESLNDGLASCNLIPCIKVDFEVGTQILSYIRRTRSPSAKLSFPKSVIGRWESPKVATFSSRGPNTMTPTVLKPDIAAPGVDILAAYPPADPKHSSGYALQSGTSMACPHVAGIAALLKSVHRNWSPAAIRSALVTTASQTGTSGNKIFEDGSTIKAADPFDIGGGHVDPKKAMDPGLIYDTSTEDYIQFLCSTGYSNTSITHLMKNPRISCMGNNNLARNLNLPSIAIPNLKRKVTITRKVRNVGCTNSIYKAIMQAPNGIKMIVKPKILNFSSTIETLTFQVTFSTTGKVYGGYKFGSLVWTDGEHVVRSPIAIRSTILYPNV, from the exons ATGGATACCAAGTTAGGAAACTGGGGAGgtgcaagaaaacaaaacctGCTAGTgattcttgctcttcttttacTAGAATTCCATCTCCATGTCTCTTCTGTATCTACCGATGCCCTGGAAAAG GTTTACATTGTATACATGGGAGGAAAGAAGTATGAAGATTCAGAAACTACCAAAAAGTCCCATCACCAAATGCTATCTACCTCGTTAGGAAG CAAACAAGCAGCAAAAAGTTCAATTCTTTACAGCTATAAGCATGGATTTTCTGGGTTTGCTGCAAGGCTGACAGAATCTCAGGCATTTGAAATTGGAA ATTTTCCTGGAGTTGTTCATGTGATTCCAAATCGTATTCACAAGCTCCACACAACTAGAAGCTGGGACTTCATAGGCCTCAGTCATCACTTTTCTCAAAATATATTGGCAGAAGGCAATATGGGTAAAGGAACTATCATTGGTGTGATAGATACAG GAGTTTGGCCAGAATCTGAAAGTTTTGAAGATAGAAACATGGGTCCAATTCCGTCACATTGGAGAGGAATATGCCAAGAAGGACAGCACTTTAACTCCTCCAATTGCAACAGAAAATTAATCGGAGCACGCTGGTTCGTGAAAGGATTGAGGGCTGAGATAAAAAGGCCGATCAACACAACTGATAATGAGGACTTTCTGTCACCAAGGGATGGAGTTGGCCATGGCACTCACACAGCCTCCACTGCAGCTGGCAATTTTGTAGAAAAAGCAAACTACAGAGGACTTGCCCAAGGCACAGCTAGAGGAGGAGCACCTCTTGCCCACTTAGCAATTTACAAGGCCTGCTGGGGTATTGCCACAGGTGGATGCACCGATGCTGACCTTCTAAAAGCATTTGACAAAGCAATAGAAGATGGAGTGGATATCATATCATTGTCCGTTGGCAGTGGAATTCCTTTGTTCTCATATGTTGATCAACGCAATTCAATAGCAATTGGTTCCTTCCATGCAACAGCTAACGGGATCACAGTAGTTTGTTCAGGAGGAAATGATGGCCCTAAGTTACAAACCATAGAAAACACAGCACCATGGATTATCACCGTTGCTGCCACCACAATTGACAGGGCCTTCCCAACAGCCATAACACTTGGAAATCACAAGACTGTTTGG GGGGAATCTATCGATACTGTCAACCATAACCAAGGATTCACTGGCCTTACGTACTCTGAACGTATTGCTGTTGAACCTGAAAAAATTCCAGCGTGGGAGCTCACTCTttcattaatatttattttcccCTTCTTGCATTGCTTGTTTCCTAATTTTCCATCTCAATACAGAATGGACTGTCAGGATGGAAGTCTAAATGCAACACTAGCGGCAGGAAAAATCATACTGTGCTTCTCAGCATCTGATACACAAGACATAGCTTCCGCATCAATATCTGTGCATAATGCAGGAGGCATTGGACTTATATTTGCAGAGTCCCTTAATGATGGTCTTGCTTCATGCAATCTGATTCCATGTATCAAAGTAGATTTTGAAGTAGGGACTCAAATACTTTCCTACATCAGAAGAACAAG GTCTCCAAGTGCGAAGCTGAGCTTTCCAAAGTCTGTCATTGGGAGATGGGAATCTCCAAAAGTTGCAACATTCTCATCCAGAGGCCCAAATACAATGACCCCTACCGTGCTAAAA CCCGACATCGCTGCACCAGGAGTAGACATCTTGGCTGCTTATCCACCTGCTGACCCAAAACACAGCAGTGGATATGCATTGCAATCAGGAACTTCAATGGCTTGTCCCCATGTAGCAGGCATAGCAGCTCTCCTTAAATCTGTACATAGGAATTGGTCTCCTGCAGCCATAAGATCAGCTCTTGTTACTACAG CTTCACAAACCGGAACAAGTGGGAACAAAATATTTGAGGATGGTTCAACAATAAAAGCAGCAGATCCATTTGACATAGGAGGTGGGCATGTCGATCCCAAAAAAGCTATGGATCCAGGACTTATTTATGATACCAGCACCGAGGATTATATTCAGTTCCTCTGCTCCACTGGTTATAGCAACACATCCATCACCCATTTAATGAAGAATCCCCGAATCAGTTGCATGGGAAACAATAATCTAGCACGGAATCTGAACCTCCCTTCCATTGCTATCCCAAACCTCAAAAGGAAAGTAACAATCACAAGGAAGGTGAGAAATGTGGGATGTACTAATTCAATATATAAAGCTATAATGCAGGCTCCAAATGGTATAAAAATGATAGTGAAGCCTAAGATTCTGAATTTCAGCTCAACCATCGAAACTCTTACCTTCCAAGTTACCTTCTCTACCACTGGAAAAGTATATGGAGGTTACAAATTTGGGAGCTTGGTATGGACAGATGGTGAGCATGTTGTCAGGAGCCCTATAGCTATACGTTCTACTATATTATACCCAAATGTATAA
- the LOC119986584 gene encoding subtilisin-like protease SBT3.9 isoform X2, producing the protein MDTKLGNWGGARKQNLLVILALLLLEFHLHVSSVSTDALEKVYIVYMGGKKYEDSETTKKSHHQMLSTSLGSKQAAKSSILYSYKHGFSGFAARLTESQAFEIGNFPGVVHVIPNRIHKLHTTRSWDFIGLSHHFSQNILAEGNMGKGTIIGVIDTGVWPESESFEDRNMGPIPSHWRGICQEGQHFNSSNCNRKLIGARWFVKGLRAEIKRPINTTDNEDFLSPRDGVGHGTHTASTAAGNFVEKANYRGLAQGTARGGAPLAHLAIYKACWGIATGGCTDADLLKAFDKAIEDGVDIISLSVGSGIPLFSYVDQRNSIAIGSFHATANGITVVCSGGNDGPKLQTIENTAPWIITVAATTIDRAFPTAITLGNHKTVWGESIDTVNHNQGFTGLTYSERIAVEPEKIPAMDCQDGSLNATLAAGKIILCFSASDTQDIASASISVHNAGGIGLIFAESLNDGLASCNLIPCIKVDFEVGTQILSYIRRTRSPSAKLSFPKSVIGRWESPKVATFSSRGPNTMTPTVLKPDIAAPGVDILAAYPPADPKHSSGYALQSGTSMACPHVAGIAALLKSVHRNWSPAAIRSALVTTASQTGTSGNKIFEDGSTIKAADPFDIGGGHVDPKKAMDPGLIYDTSTEDYIQFLCSTGYSNTSITHLMKNPRISCMGNNNLARNLNLPSIAIPNLKRKVTITRKVRNVGCTNSIYKAIMQAPNGIKMIVKPKILNFSSTIETLTFQVTFSTTGKVYGGYKFGSLVWTDGEHVVRSPIAIRSTILYPNV; encoded by the exons ATGGATACCAAGTTAGGAAACTGGGGAGgtgcaagaaaacaaaacctGCTAGTgattcttgctcttcttttacTAGAATTCCATCTCCATGTCTCTTCTGTATCTACCGATGCCCTGGAAAAG GTTTACATTGTATACATGGGAGGAAAGAAGTATGAAGATTCAGAAACTACCAAAAAGTCCCATCACCAAATGCTATCTACCTCGTTAGGAAG CAAACAAGCAGCAAAAAGTTCAATTCTTTACAGCTATAAGCATGGATTTTCTGGGTTTGCTGCAAGGCTGACAGAATCTCAGGCATTTGAAATTGGAA ATTTTCCTGGAGTTGTTCATGTGATTCCAAATCGTATTCACAAGCTCCACACAACTAGAAGCTGGGACTTCATAGGCCTCAGTCATCACTTTTCTCAAAATATATTGGCAGAAGGCAATATGGGTAAAGGAACTATCATTGGTGTGATAGATACAG GAGTTTGGCCAGAATCTGAAAGTTTTGAAGATAGAAACATGGGTCCAATTCCGTCACATTGGAGAGGAATATGCCAAGAAGGACAGCACTTTAACTCCTCCAATTGCAACAGAAAATTAATCGGAGCACGCTGGTTCGTGAAAGGATTGAGGGCTGAGATAAAAAGGCCGATCAACACAACTGATAATGAGGACTTTCTGTCACCAAGGGATGGAGTTGGCCATGGCACTCACACAGCCTCCACTGCAGCTGGCAATTTTGTAGAAAAAGCAAACTACAGAGGACTTGCCCAAGGCACAGCTAGAGGAGGAGCACCTCTTGCCCACTTAGCAATTTACAAGGCCTGCTGGGGTATTGCCACAGGTGGATGCACCGATGCTGACCTTCTAAAAGCATTTGACAAAGCAATAGAAGATGGAGTGGATATCATATCATTGTCCGTTGGCAGTGGAATTCCTTTGTTCTCATATGTTGATCAACGCAATTCAATAGCAATTGGTTCCTTCCATGCAACAGCTAACGGGATCACAGTAGTTTGTTCAGGAGGAAATGATGGCCCTAAGTTACAAACCATAGAAAACACAGCACCATGGATTATCACCGTTGCTGCCACCACAATTGACAGGGCCTTCCCAACAGCCATAACACTTGGAAATCACAAGACTGTTTGG GGGGAATCTATCGATACTGTCAACCATAACCAAGGATTCACTGGCCTTACGTACTCTGAACGTATTGCTGTTGAACCTGAAAAAATTCCAGC AATGGACTGTCAGGATGGAAGTCTAAATGCAACACTAGCGGCAGGAAAAATCATACTGTGCTTCTCAGCATCTGATACACAAGACATAGCTTCCGCATCAATATCTGTGCATAATGCAGGAGGCATTGGACTTATATTTGCAGAGTCCCTTAATGATGGTCTTGCTTCATGCAATCTGATTCCATGTATCAAAGTAGATTTTGAAGTAGGGACTCAAATACTTTCCTACATCAGAAGAACAAG GTCTCCAAGTGCGAAGCTGAGCTTTCCAAAGTCTGTCATTGGGAGATGGGAATCTCCAAAAGTTGCAACATTCTCATCCAGAGGCCCAAATACAATGACCCCTACCGTGCTAAAA CCCGACATCGCTGCACCAGGAGTAGACATCTTGGCTGCTTATCCACCTGCTGACCCAAAACACAGCAGTGGATATGCATTGCAATCAGGAACTTCAATGGCTTGTCCCCATGTAGCAGGCATAGCAGCTCTCCTTAAATCTGTACATAGGAATTGGTCTCCTGCAGCCATAAGATCAGCTCTTGTTACTACAG CTTCACAAACCGGAACAAGTGGGAACAAAATATTTGAGGATGGTTCAACAATAAAAGCAGCAGATCCATTTGACATAGGAGGTGGGCATGTCGATCCCAAAAAAGCTATGGATCCAGGACTTATTTATGATACCAGCACCGAGGATTATATTCAGTTCCTCTGCTCCACTGGTTATAGCAACACATCCATCACCCATTTAATGAAGAATCCCCGAATCAGTTGCATGGGAAACAATAATCTAGCACGGAATCTGAACCTCCCTTCCATTGCTATCCCAAACCTCAAAAGGAAAGTAACAATCACAAGGAAGGTGAGAAATGTGGGATGTACTAATTCAATATATAAAGCTATAATGCAGGCTCCAAATGGTATAAAAATGATAGTGAAGCCTAAGATTCTGAATTTCAGCTCAACCATCGAAACTCTTACCTTCCAAGTTACCTTCTCTACCACTGGAAAAGTATATGGAGGTTACAAATTTGGGAGCTTGGTATGGACAGATGGTGAGCATGTTGTCAGGAGCCCTATAGCTATACGTTCTACTATATTATACCCAAATGTATAA
- the LOC119986415 gene encoding metal tolerance protein 1-like has product MEAQTSEHGHIIEVCGDVPPMGASLGGNKICGEAPCGFSDAKSSSKDAEERSASMRKLLIAVVLCVIFMSVEVVGGIKANSLAILTDAAHLLSDVAAFAISLFSLWASGWEATPRQSYGFFRIEILGALVSIQLIWLLTGILVYEAIARLIHDTGEVQGFLMFLVSAFGLVVNIAMALLLGHDHGHGHGHGHDHGHGHGHDHDHGLGGDNHGHSHEDHDHTHKHGPNEAANRDHHHHRHEADHSEPLLGTCSEGENSSNNGPRQKKQRNINVQGAYLHVLGDSIQSVGVMIGGAIIWYKPEWKIIDLICTLIFSVIVLGTTIRMLRNILEVLMESTPREIDATRLEKGLCEMDEVVAIHELHIWAITVGKVLLACHVKIKREADADMVLDKVVDYIRREYNISHVTIQVERQ; this is encoded by the coding sequence ATGGAGGCTCAAACTTCTGAACACGGGCACATAATTGAGGTGTGTGGAGATGTTCCACCTATGGGAGCAAGCCTGGGTGGGAATAAGATCTGTGGGGAAGCACCATGTGGATTCTCTGATGCCAAATCCAGCTCTAAAGATGCCGAAGAACGTTCAGCATCTATGAGAAAACTTTTGATTGCAGTTGTGCTTTGTGTCATCTTCATGAGTGTAGAAGTTGTTGGAGGAATCAAAGCCAACAGTCTTGCAATTTTGACAGATGCTGCTCACTTATTGTCAGATGTTGCTGCCTTTGCGATATCCTTGTTTTCACTTTGGGCATCAGGATGGGAGGCAACACCGCGCCAATCTTATGGCTTCTTCAGGATTGAAATACTTGGGGCTCTTGTTTCTATCCAGTTGATTTGGCTTCTTACTGGAATCCTTGTTTATGAAGCTATTGCTAGACTAATCCATGACACTGGCGAAGTTCAAGGCTTTCTCATGTTTCTTGTTTCTGCATTTGGGTTAGTGGTTAATATTGCGATGGCACTTTTATTGGGTCATGATCACGGTCATGGACATGGTCACGGTCACGATCATGGCCACGGCCACGGCCACGATCATGATCATGGACTTGGTGGAGATAATCATGGTCATAGCCATGAGGATCATGATCACACACATAAGCACGGCCCAAATGAAGCTGCAAATCGTGATCATCATCACCACAGACACGAAGCagatcatagtgaaccattacTTGGGACTTGTTCAGAGGGAGAAAATAGTTCGAACAATGGACCAAGGCAGAAGAAGCAACGGAACATCAATGTACAAGGGGCTTATCTTCATGTACTTGGGGACTCTATTCAAAGTGTGGGGGTGATGATCGGTGGGGCAATTATATGGTATAAGCCCGAGTGGAAGATCATTGATCTGATATGCACTCTCATATTCTCAGTCATCGTGTTGGGCACAACTATCAGGATGTTGCGGAACATTTTAGAGGTTTTGATGGAGAGCACGCCCAGAGAGATTGATGCCACCAGACTCGAGAAAGGTCTATGCGAGATGGATGAGGTTGTTGCCATTCATGAATTGCACATCTGGGCAATAACTGTTGGGAAAGTGTTGTTGGCTTGTCATGTGAAAATAAAGCGTGAAGCTGATGCTGACATGGTATTAGACAAGGTTGTCGACTACATTAGAAGAGAATACAATATTAGTCATGTGACTATTCAAGTAGAGCGCCAATAG
- the LOC119987313 gene encoding protein DMR6-LIKE OXYGENASE 2-like: MASTKLLLTDLATTINHVPAHYIRPILDRPNLTEVHTSDGSSIPLIDLHGLGNPSQRCHIINQIGLACQTDGFFQIKNHGIPNSMIDRMLSLGRDFFQLPESERLKNYSDDPTKTTRLSTSFNVKTEKVSNWRDFLRLHCYPIQDYVQEWPTNPPSFRKDVAEYCTSVRELVLRLLELISESLGLERDYIDKTLSRHGQHMAFNYYPPCPQPELTYGLPGHTDPNLITILLQDDVPGLQVLRNGNWVAVNPTPYTFIVNIGDQMQVMSNDRYKSVLHRAVVNCDKERMSIPTFYCPSPDAVIGPAKDLVDEDHPAVYRDFTYGEFYEKFWNKQLATECCLDVFKTSAV; this comes from the exons ATGGCTTCCACTAAGCTTCTACTCACTGACCTTGCGACCACCATCAACCATGTCCCTGCTCATTACATTCGTCCGATCCTCGACCGTCCAAACCTTACAGAAGTCCACACATCGGACGGCTCCTCCATCCCTCTCATTGACCTCCATGGCCTTGGCAACCCTTCACAACGTTGTCATATCATCAACCAGATTGGTCTGGCTTGCCAAACCGACGGTTTCTTCCAAATCAAGAACCATGGAATACCCAATTCAATGATTGATAGGATGCTGAGTTTAGGAAGAGATTTCTTCCAGTTACCAGAGAGTGAGAGGTTGAAGAATTACTCAGATGATCCCACCAAGACCACAAGGTTGTCTACAAGTTTTAATGTCAAAACAGAGAAGGTCTCTAACTGGAGAGACTTCTTGAGACTCCATTGCTACCCAATTCAAGATTACGTTCAAGAATGGCCCACTAATCCCCCTTCTTTCAG GAAAGATGTGGCAGAATACTGCACAAGTGTTAGAGAGTTAGTGTTGAGACTGCTTGAGCTTATATCAGAAAGTTTAGGCCTTGAGAGGGATTACATAGACAAGACATTAAGCAGGCATGGACAACACATGGCTTTCAACTACTATCCACCATGCCCACAGCCAGAGCTCACTTATGGACTCCCTGGTCACACTGATCCAAATCTAATCACAATTCTTCTTCAAGATGATGTGCCAGGATTGCAGGTTTTGAGAAATGGCAACTGGGTTGCTGTCAATCCTACTCCTTACACCTTCATTGTCAATATTGGGGATCAAATGCAG GTGATGAGCAATGATCGATACAAGAGCGTGCTTCATCGCGCGGTGGTAAACTGCGACAAGGAGAGAATGTCAATCCCAACATTCTACTGTCCATCCCCTGATGCTGTTATCGGTCCGGCGAAGGACTTGGTCGACGAGGATCATCCAGCTGTGTACAGAGATTTCACATATGGAGAGTTCTATGAGAAGTTTTGGAACAAACAATTAGCTACTGAATGCTGCTTGGACGTGTTCAAAACTTCTGCTGTTTGA
- the LOC119987012 gene encoding protein DMR6-LIKE OXYGENASE 2-like: MAATKLLTDLTITAKDNIPPQYIRPLSDRPNLADQSHGSQASIPLIDLRGLEDPRRRSEIIKQITQACQDFGFFQLKNHGIPETEINNIVKVTREFFKLPESERLKYYSDDPSKTTRLSTSFNVKTEKVANWRDFLRLQAYPLQDFINEWPSSPPNFKKNVAEYCTSMRGLVLRLLELISESLGLERDYIDKALGKHGQHMAFNYYPPCPKPELTYGVPGHTDVGLITILLQDDVPGLQVLNNGNWVSVQPVPNTFIVNIGDQLQALSNDRYTSVLHRAVVNSGKDRVSIPTFYCPSFDAVIGPAKELIDDDHPAVYKDFTYAEYFKKFWNRDIATESCLDLFKATTNNNNN; this comes from the exons ATGGCAGCAACTAAGCTACTCACTGACCTTACCATAACCGCAAAAGACAATATCCCCCCTCAATACATTCGTCCATTATCCGACCGTCCAAACCTTGCTGATCAGTCTCATGGTTCACAAGCCTCTATCCCTCTCATTGACCTCCGCGGCCTCGAAGATCCTCGTCGCCGGTCTGAGATAATCAAACAGATTACCCAAGCATGCCAAGACTTTGGTTTCTttcag CTGAAAAACCATGGAATACCAGAGACGGAGATCAACAACATTGTTAAGGTAACAAGGGAGTTCTTCAAATTACCAGAGAGTGAGAGGTTAAAGTATTACTCCGATGACCCTTCAAAAACCACCAGGCTTTCAACTAGCTTTAATGTCAAGACCGAGAAGGTCGCGAATTGGAGGGATTTCTTGAGACTTCAAGCTTACCCTCTTCAAGACTTCATCAACGAATGGCCTTCCAGTCCCCCAAACTTCAA GAAAAATGTGGCCGAGTATTGTACGAGTATGAGAGGGTTAGTGCTGAGACTTCTTGAGTTGATATCGGAGAGTTTAGGCCTTGAGAGGGATTACATTGACAAGGCACTTGGAAAGCATGGACAACACATGGCTTTCAACTACTATCCACCATGTCCAAAGCCAGAGCTCACTTATGGAGTTCCTGGTCACACTGACGTTGGTTTAATCACCATTCTTCTTCAGGATGATGTGCCTGGTCTGCAAGTTCTCAATAATGGCAACTGGGTTTCAGTCCAGCCTGTCCCCAACACCTTCATTGTTAACATTGGAGATCAATTGCAG GCGCTTAGCAATGATCGATACACCAGCGTGCTACATCGGGCGGTCGTGAACAGCGGCAAGGACAGAGTATCCATCCCGACGTTCTACTGTCCGTCGTTTGATGCAGTGATAGGGCCTGCAAAGGAGCTGATAGACGATGATCATCCGGCAGTGTACAAAGATTTCACTTATGCTGAGTACTTTAAGAAGTTTTGGAACAGAGATATTGCAACAGAGTCTTGCTTGGACCTGTTCAAAGCTACtactaataacaataataattga
- the LOC119987014 gene encoding mitochondrial import inner membrane translocase subunit Tim13 encodes MDSFSSPPSGPGSSMSPDDLMDQLKTQLAQAYAQEFLETVREKCFDKCITKPGSSLSSGEGSCISRCVDRYIEATGIISKALFKSSSH; translated from the exons ATGGACTCGTTCTCGTCACCTCCGAGTGGACCAGGATCGTCGATGTCACCCGACGATTTAATGGACCAGTTAAAGACTCAGCTTGCCCAAGCCTACGCGCAGGAGTTCCTCGAG ACTGTAAGGGAGAAATGCTTTGACAAGTGTATCACAAAACCAGGGTCCAGTCTTAGCAGTGGTGAAGGTAGTTGCATCTCTAGGTGTGTTGATCGCTACATTGAAGCCACCGGGATTATTAGCAAAGCTCTCTTTAAATCATCATCACATTAA